Proteins encoded together in one Salmo trutta chromosome 3, fSalTru1.1, whole genome shotgun sequence window:
- the LOC115185950 gene encoding steroid 21-hydroxylase isoform X4, with the protein MVVLNSGDIIREALVKKWSDFAGRPHSYTGDVVSGGGRSISLGDYSEEWRAHRRLAHNALQRCTQQSLHGVIQKQALQLRQVLLDYNGRAADLSGDFTVAASNVITTLAFGKEYEKSSAELQRLHGCLNEIVSLWGSPWISALDSFPLLRKLPNPPFSRLLKEVARRDEIIKTHLDEYRMQAPSKTSEDAIAITGALLNGLGKPQDTTQGVVLTDTHVHMATVDLLIGGTETTAAWLSWTVAFLLHRPEVQYRVYDELCSVLDGRYPQYSDRHRLPVLCAVISEVLRLRPVAPLAVPHRAIRDSSIAGYFIPKNTVIIPNLFGAHHDPAVWTDPYAFKPERFLEGGGASTRALLPFGGGARLCLGEAVAKMELFLFTAYLLRDFQFVPAESRASLPDLTGVASVVLKAKAYTVIARPRPGP; encoded by the exons GAGACGTAGTGTCAGGGGGAGGCCGCTCCATCTCTCTGGGGGACTACAGTGAGGAGTGGAGGGCCCATCGCCGTCTGGCCCATAATGCACTGCAGCGCTGCACCCAGCAGTCGCTCCACGGGGTCATCCAGAAACAGGCCCTCCAGCTGAGACAA GTGCTACTGGACTATAATGGCAGAGCTGCGGACCTCTCTGGGGATTTCACTGTAGCAGCCAGTAACGTCATCACCACACTGGCCTTTGGGAAAGAG TATGAGAAGAGTTCTGCAGAGCTGCAGAGACTGCATGGCTGTCTTAATGAGATCGTGTCTCTATGGGGCTCTCCCTGGATCTCTGCTCTGGACTCCTTCCCACTGCTCAGG AAATTGCCCAATCCTCCGTTCTCCCGTCTTCTGAAAGAGGTGGCCAGGAGAGATGAAATCATCAAAACACATCTGGATGAGTACAGG ATGCAGGCACCGAGCAAAACATCTGAGGACGCCATTGCCATCACAGGCGCTCTTCTCAACGGCCTTGGGAAGCCCCAGGACACAACACAGGGTGTG GTCCTGACAGACACTCACGTCCACATGGCCACTGTGGACCTTCTGATCGGGGGAACGGAGACAACAGCTGCCTGGCTCAGCTGGACTGTGGCCTTCCTACTGCACAGGCCTGAG GTGCAGTACAGAGTGTATGATGAGTTGTGTTCGGTGCTGGACGGGCGCTACCCTCAGTACAGTGACAGACACAGGCTGCCAGTGCTGTGTGCTGTGATCAGTGAGGTGCTCAGACTCAGACCTGTGGCTCCGCTAGCCGTGCCTCACAGAGCCATCAGAGACAGCAG TATTGCAGGCTACTTCATCCCTAAGAACACTGTCATCATCCCCAATTTGTTTGGGGCGCATCATGACCCTGCAGTGTGGACGGATCCCTATGCCTTCAAACCAG AGCGGTTCCTGGAGGGTGGGGGGGCCTCGACGCGTGCTCTCCTGCCTTTCGGAGGGGGCGCTCGGCTGTGTTTGGGGGAGGCTGTGGCCAAAATGGAATTGTTTCTGTTCACCGCCTACTTGTTGCGTGATTTCCAGTTCGTACCTGCTGAAAGCCGGGCCTCTCTGCCAGACCTGACAGGAGTAGCCAGTGTGGTACTCAAAGCCAAGGCCTACACAGTCATAGCACGGCCCAGACCAGGGCCTTGA